From Antedon mediterranea chromosome 9, ecAntMedi1.1, whole genome shotgun sequence, a single genomic window includes:
- the LOC140059327 gene encoding LOW QUALITY PROTEIN: IQ motif and ubiquitin-like domain-containing protein (The sequence of the model RefSeq protein was modified relative to this genomic sequence to represent the inferred CDS: deleted 1 base in 1 codon; substituted 1 base at 1 genomic stop codon): MGFQQLFEDVNRIHPWIEGAKRKAALCHLLDQETQLLASIGRHKRAFAISDREREPALITGSRSRPKRWKAYDGKYTEMDTAYTIRAKELRDIYNSLTMRYLTQDERLDVLLTLKHTVKEHDCKLTQEIIELIDREADLLMRGVKEGNLDGLRKRISTLFLHYIKTPTFNPEAARLLKVPQDPLTLRKNIYFCTSCNSYLPSTEFLLSSNSKIVGKCRRCKKIDNDGRLRQDFSNYHFMLKSLRKAEEAIGDGSRIPFLLQETDLRYLMENIWISQSTLSAWNDLFDLALVRWDXHEHWSPWNCILLTKDEAKAHFKIEEREFQIYFIVVWH, translated from the exons ATGGGTTTTCAGCAACTGTTTGAAGATGTCAATAGA ATACATCCATGGATTGAAGGTGCTAAACGCAAGGCCGCCCTCTGTCATCTACTTGACCAAGAGACGCAGTTGCTCGCATCCATAGGACGACATAAGAGAGCTTTCGCTATCTCGGATCGGGAACGAGAACCAGCATTAATTACCGGTTCTCGATCTC GGCCGAAACGATGGAAAGCTTACGATGGGAAGTATACAGAAATGGACACAGCATACACAATTCGCGCCAAGGAATTACGCGACATCTACAACAGCCTCACCATGAGGTATCTAACGCAGGATGAGCGCCTTGATGTTCTGCTAACACTTAAACATACTGTGAAGGAACACGATTGTAAACTTACGCAAGAAATTATAGAATTGATAGATCGTGAAGCCGACTTACTGATGAGGGGAGTGAAAGAAGGCAATTTAGATGGACTTAGAAAACGTATTTCTACACTGTTCTTACACTAT ATTAAAACACCAACTTTCAATCCTGAAGCAGCAAGACTTCTTAAG GTTCCTCAAGATCCATTAACATTGCGCAAGAACATCTACTTTTGTACGAGCTGCAACAGCTACCTTCCTTCCACAGAGTTTCTTCTATCCTCCAACTCCAAGATCGTTGGCAAATGTCGCCGCTGTAAAAAGATCGACAACGACGGAAGACTACGACAAGATTTCAGTAACTATCACTTCATGCTCAAGTCCTTACGCAAAGCAGAGGAGGCCATTGGAGATGGCTCAAGAATACCATTCCTCTT ACAGGAAACCGACCTGCGATACTTGATGGAAAATATTTGGATTAGTCAGAGCACCCTCAGCGCTTGGAATGACCTGTTTGACCTTGCTTTGGTCAGGTGGGACTAACATGAGCACTGGTCACCGTGGAATTGTATTTTACTGACCAAAGATGAAGCGAAGGCACATTTTAAGATTGAAGAGCGTGAGttccaaatatattttatagttgtatggcattaa